One Sodalinema gerasimenkoae IPPAS B-353 DNA segment encodes these proteins:
- a CDS encoding PAS domain-containing sensor histidine kinase, which yields MYVPTNLDLFQSFLAHSPIAIAMVDDQMRYLCVSRHWCQLLGGEPDALVGRSHYERYPYNAKRWHSIHHYCLERDRGGRWQDLQFHPSDGRTRPITWNISPWKTPHGEIGGLILVCEDISKPKQALQELRRQRTALSLQLTKVQAELEKARQERDRIENIRSMSQISINQAGDAVFWITRDGKIFYINDAACLSLGYTREQLLMMTIHEINPDLPPEIWPDYWDQIREFGSFTLESRHRTKDGKVFPVEITINSLVYNDEEYTCTFARDISERKHAEAELYQATLAAEAANEAKSSFLANMSHELRTPLNAIIGYSEILQEEFEDMELEDEEILTDLKSITTAGRHLLTIIQDILDFSKIEAGKMDLDPQVFNVATLVQELASTVQPLVDKNTNSIRVDCSLNVGTMDADQTKVRQVLLNLLSNAAKFTHQGTIVLSVNRQESPFSIMSMSGDEELSAEMADEIADEMAQGQDPPGGVSRESVAAGEPGWICFRVSDTGIGMTREQINHIFQPFTQGDQSTTKRYGGTGLGLAISRRFCQMMGGDITVESEPGVGSTFIVDLPAGQVAGSLTMGQEGKPVNINHHPRETANSQARSPEDGPLLEETAELLELPAFSNVNLKDFEPEPLASASLEAFDDEFAEVDVEDWWSLEDDEMEAATPSLPVQSSSDWGEAPWDETQWDESMFGDDGQEQEPPLDEETELDYWESEP from the coding sequence ATGTACGTCCCCACGAATTTAGACCTATTTCAGTCGTTCTTGGCCCACAGTCCCATTGCCATAGCGATGGTGGATGATCAGATGCGATATCTCTGTGTCAGCCGCCATTGGTGCCAACTCCTCGGCGGTGAGCCGGACGCCTTGGTGGGGCGATCGCACTATGAGCGCTATCCTTACAATGCGAAGCGCTGGCATAGCATTCATCACTATTGCTTGGAGCGCGATCGCGGTGGACGTTGGCAAGATTTACAATTCCACCCATCTGATGGCCGCACACGCCCCATCACCTGGAATATCAGTCCTTGGAAAACGCCTCACGGTGAGATCGGGGGGCTGATTCTCGTCTGTGAGGATATCAGTAAACCCAAACAGGCCCTTCAGGAACTACGTCGACAACGAACCGCCCTCAGTCTGCAATTGACGAAAGTGCAAGCGGAGTTAGAAAAGGCGCGTCAGGAACGCGATCGCATTGAAAATATCCGCAGCATGAGTCAGATCTCCATTAACCAGGCTGGGGATGCGGTGTTTTGGATTACGCGAGACGGGAAAATCTTTTATATCAACGATGCTGCCTGTCTCTCCCTCGGCTATACCCGAGAACAGTTGTTGATGATGACCATTCACGAGATTAACCCGGATTTGCCCCCGGAAATTTGGCCCGATTACTGGGATCAGATTCGTGAGTTCGGCTCCTTTACTCTAGAATCTCGCCATCGCACCAAGGACGGCAAGGTCTTCCCCGTGGAGATTACCATCAACTCCCTGGTCTACAACGACGAAGAATATACCTGCACCTTTGCCCGGGATATTAGTGAACGCAAACACGCCGAGGCAGAACTCTATCAAGCTACCCTGGCGGCTGAGGCGGCTAATGAGGCTAAAAGTTCTTTCCTCGCTAACATGAGCCACGAGTTACGCACTCCCCTCAATGCCATTATTGGCTATAGCGAAATTCTCCAAGAAGAATTTGAGGATATGGAACTCGAGGATGAGGAAATTCTCACCGACCTCAAGAGTATCACCACGGCGGGCCGCCATTTGCTGACCATTATTCAAGATATTCTCGACTTCTCCAAAATTGAAGCCGGGAAAATGGATCTCGATCCTCAGGTGTTTAATGTGGCGACCTTGGTGCAGGAGTTGGCCAGCACGGTTCAACCTCTGGTGGATAAGAATACCAACAGCATTCGCGTCGATTGTAGTCTCAATGTGGGGACGATGGATGCAGATCAGACGAAGGTTCGGCAAGTGCTGTTGAATTTGCTTAGCAATGCGGCGAAGTTCACCCACCAAGGCACGATTGTTTTAAGCGTGAATCGTCAGGAGTCCCCCTTTAGTATTATGTCTATGTCCGGGGACGAGGAGCTATCGGCTGAGATGGCCGACGAGATAGCCGATGAGATGGCCCAGGGCCAAGATCCCCCGGGGGGCGTCTCTCGGGAGTCTGTGGCCGCTGGGGAGCCGGGCTGGATTTGCTTCCGAGTCAGTGATACGGGAATTGGCATGACTCGTGAGCAGATTAATCATATCTTTCAGCCCTTTACTCAGGGAGATCAATCGACGACAAAACGCTATGGGGGGACAGGTTTAGGATTAGCGATTAGTCGTCGTTTTTGTCAGATGATGGGGGGCGATATTACCGTGGAAAGTGAACCGGGGGTTGGCTCGACCTTTATTGTGGATTTGCCGGCGGGCCAGGTGGCGGGATCGTTAACGATGGGCCAGGAGGGGAAACCGGTGAATATCAACCATCATCCCCGAGAGACGGCCAATTCTCAGGCGCGATCGCCCGAGGATGGGCCCCTGTTGGAGGAAACGGCGGAGTTGTTGGAGTTACCGGCGTTCTCCAATGTGAATCTCAAGGATTTTGAGCCGGAACCCCTGGCTTCGGCATCTCTAGAGGCCTTTGATGATGAGTTTGCGGAGGTTGATGTGGAGGATTGGTGGAGTTTAGAGGATGATGAGATGGAAGCCGCCACGCCTTCCCTACCGGTGCAGTCGTCCTCAGACTGGGGCGAGGCCCCTTGGGATGAAACCCAATGGGATGAGAGTATGTTTGGAGATGATGGTCAGGAGCAGGAGCCTCCCTTGGACGAGGAAACGGAGTTAGATTATTGGGAGTCGGAACCGTGA
- the groL gene encoding chaperonin GroEL (60 kDa chaperone family; promotes refolding of misfolded polypeptides especially under stressful conditions; forms two stacked rings of heptamers to form a barrel-shaped 14mer; ends can be capped by GroES; misfolded proteins enter the barrel where they are refolded when GroES binds) — MAKIISFDEDSRRSLERGVNALADAVRITLGPKGRNVVLEKKFGAPDIVNDGITIAKDVELEDPLENAGAKLIREVASQTKDLAGDGTTTATVLAQAMIREGLKNVAAGANPVALRRGIEKSVAKLIQEIAAVAKPVEGTAIEQVATVSAGNDSEVGEMIAKAMDKVTKDGVITVEESKSLATELEVVEGMQIDRGYLSPYFVTDAERQTVEYDGAYVLITDKKISSIQEIVGVLEKVSQQSASLLIIAEDVEGEALATLVVNKARGVLNVAAVKAPGFGDRRKQMLQDIATLTGGQVISEDVGLSLDTVTLDMLGKARKVNISKDNTTLLSEDDPRQKSDVQKRIAQLRQELERTDSDYDREKLQERIAKLAGGVAVIKVGAATETELRSRKLRIEDALNATKAAVDEGIVPGGGTTLIHLAKVLSEFKSSLQGEEQLGAEIVLKALEAPLSQIVDNAGGEGAVVVEKVRESEFNIGYNAISGKYEDLITAGIIDPAKVVRSALQNAGSIAGMILTTEALVVEKPEKAGPEADMGGMGGMGGMGGMGMGGMGMGGMGMGGMM, encoded by the coding sequence ATGGCCAAAATTATTTCCTTCGATGAAGACTCACGGCGGTCTCTAGAGCGGGGGGTTAACGCCCTCGCCGATGCCGTCCGCATTACCCTAGGCCCTAAAGGTCGTAACGTTGTCCTAGAAAAGAAATTCGGGGCGCCAGATATTGTCAATGACGGGATCACCATCGCCAAAGATGTGGAACTCGAAGATCCCCTAGAGAATGCCGGGGCCAAGTTAATCCGCGAAGTGGCCTCGCAAACCAAGGATCTGGCTGGAGATGGAACCACCACCGCAACGGTTCTGGCCCAAGCCATGATTCGTGAAGGCTTAAAAAATGTTGCCGCTGGCGCTAACCCCGTCGCCCTCAGACGAGGGATTGAGAAGTCCGTGGCTAAACTGATTCAGGAAATTGCAGCCGTTGCCAAGCCTGTCGAAGGAACGGCGATCGAACAAGTGGCGACCGTCTCGGCGGGCAATGACAGCGAAGTGGGCGAAATGATCGCCAAAGCCATGGATAAGGTGACCAAAGACGGGGTGATTACCGTTGAGGAGTCCAAATCCCTGGCAACGGAACTCGAAGTGGTCGAAGGGATGCAAATCGATCGCGGCTATCTCTCCCCTTACTTTGTCACCGATGCTGAGCGGCAAACGGTGGAGTATGATGGCGCCTATGTCCTGATTACTGACAAGAAAATTAGCTCCATTCAAGAGATTGTTGGGGTGTTAGAGAAAGTCTCCCAACAGTCGGCCTCCTTACTCATCATCGCTGAAGATGTTGAAGGCGAAGCCCTGGCGACCCTCGTGGTCAACAAAGCTCGTGGTGTCCTCAATGTCGCTGCCGTTAAGGCTCCTGGCTTTGGCGATCGCCGTAAGCAGATGTTACAAGACATCGCCACCCTCACCGGTGGACAGGTCATCTCCGAAGATGTGGGACTAAGTCTTGACACGGTGACCCTAGATATGTTAGGGAAAGCCCGCAAGGTCAACATCAGCAAAGACAACACCACCCTGCTCTCGGAAGACGATCCCCGGCAAAAATCCGACGTTCAAAAACGGATTGCCCAACTGCGTCAGGAACTCGAGCGAACTGACTCCGACTACGATCGCGAAAAACTGCAAGAGCGCATCGCTAAATTAGCCGGTGGTGTGGCAGTTATCAAAGTTGGTGCCGCCACGGAAACAGAACTCCGTAGCCGCAAACTCCGCATCGAAGATGCCCTCAACGCCACCAAAGCTGCGGTGGATGAAGGCATCGTCCCCGGCGGTGGAACTACCCTGATTCACCTGGCCAAAGTGCTCAGTGAGTTCAAATCTAGCCTCCAAGGTGAAGAACAACTCGGGGCTGAAATTGTCCTCAAGGCCCTAGAAGCTCCTTTGAGCCAAATCGTAGACAACGCCGGTGGTGAAGGTGCTGTTGTGGTTGAGAAAGTGCGCGAAAGCGAGTTCAACATCGGCTACAACGCCATCAGCGGCAAGTATGAAGACCTCATCACCGCTGGAATTATCGATCCCGCGAAGGTGGTGCGTTCGGCTCTGCAAAATGCCGGTTCCATCGCTGGGATGATCCTAACCACGGAAGCCCTGGTGGTTGAGAAACCCGAGAAAGCTGGTCCTGAAGCCGACATGGGCGGCATGGGCGGCATGGGCGGCATGGGCGGCATGGGCATGGGCGGCATGGGCATGGGTGGCATGGGCATGGGTGGGATGATGTAA